One Mya arenaria isolate MELC-2E11 chromosome 7, ASM2691426v1 genomic window carries:
- the LOC128240940 gene encoding uncharacterized protein LOC128240940, whose amino-acid sequence MIANKWLIYVHMGFQITQNATMNTTHSITVGSSDESLYWLTNDMGEIADMQMSNENRTRNANITDTGRNEGLAQLSAILYHWFADIYAIICSFQYKNYKKLLKWSICESAALILTPCNTHSRRKIPIICHQFNIGFTI is encoded by the exons ATGATAGCAAATAAGTGGCTTATTTATGTGCATATGGGATTTCAAATAACTCAAAAT GCGACTATGAATACAACACATTCGATCACTGTCGGCTCGAGCGACGAGAGTCTTTATTGGCTAACCAACGATATGGGCGAAATCGCTGACATGCAAATGAGCAATGAAAATAGAACTCGCAACGCCAATATTACAGATACCGGAAGGAATGAAGGGCTTGCCCAG ttgtcagcaatcttatatcattggtttgcagatatttacgcaataatttgctctttccaatacaaaaattataaaaagttgttaaaatggtcaatctgtgagagtgcagctttaatactgACGCCATGTAACACTCATTCTAGAAGAAAGATACCAATTATATGCCATCAATTCAACATTGGTTTTACCATATGA
- the LOC128241705 gene encoding cephalotocin receptor 1-like, with amino-acid sequence MNTTHSITVGSSDESLYWLTNDMGEIADMQMSNENRTRNANITDTGRNEGLAQVEIAVLGAILCMALLGNLIVIVVLIYRKRKLSRMQMFIIHLAVADISVALFQVLPQLVMDITFKFDGNNFLCKLVKYMQVGTMYSSTYVLIMTALDRYMSICDPLNSQTWTRKRVNVMAAIAWILSAIFSLPQLFIFSYKQRLDGVYDCMDNFDLQKQFWTLQAYVTWIFISVYAVPFVILTICYTKICHVVWVSVNAKETHKAVKRKTHYRNGSSPYHNEETVTNPRAHSKKMSKSKIKTVKLTLTVVICFIVCWAPFFITQMWSAFDMNAPYFTSHIIAIATLLASLNSCTNPWIYLAFSDKLCNRRKPTSMKTWMSTANTYMSETERDHLRMRQLNPDNTSLSLSRSFND; translated from the exons ATGAATACAACACATTCGATCACTGTCGGCTCGAGCGACGAGAGTCTTTATTGGCTAACCAACGATATGGGCGAAATCGCTGACATGCAAATGAGCAATGAAAATAGAACTCGCAACGCCAATATTACAGATACCGGAAGGAATGAAGGGCTTGCCCAGGTAGAAATTGCTGTGTTGGGGGCAATTTTATGCATGGCCTTACTTGGTAACTTGATCGTTATCGTTGTTCTTATATACAGGAAGAGGAAACTAAGTCGAAtgcaaatgttcattattcACCTAGCGGTTGCAGATATTTCGGTTGCACTTTTTCAGGTCTTGCCTCAACTTGTGATggatattacatttaaatttgatggaaacaattttctttgtaaGCTTGTCAAGTACATGCAAGTTGGAACAATGTATAGCTCCACCTACGTATTAATCATGACCGCTTTAGACCGTTATATGTCCATATGTGATCCGCTAAATTCACAAACATGGACAAGAAAGAGGGTAAATGTTATGGCTGCAATAGCTTGGATCCTTTCTGCCATATTTTCATTACCACAATTATTTATCTTCTCCTATAAACAAAGACTTGATGGAGTTTACGACTGCATGGATAATTTTGATTTGCAAAAGCAATTTTGGACATTGCAAGCTTACGTTACATGGATATTCATATCAGTATATGCCGTTCCTTTTGTGATACTGACCATATGCTATACAAAGATTTGCCACGTAGTTTGGGTTAGCGTGAACGCAAAAGAAACACATAAGGCAGTCAAGCGCAAAACACACTACAGAAACGGGTCTTCGCCATATCACAACGAGGAGACTGTAACAAACCCGAGAGCTCACTCAAAGAAAATGTCCAAGTCCAAAATCAAGACTGTGAAACTTACGCTTACAGTTGTGATCTGCTTTATCGTATGTTGGGCGCCATTCTTCATTACACAGATGTGGTCAGCCTTTGATATGAACGCACCCTACTTTACAA GTCATATAATTGCTATCGCAACGCTTCTGGCCAGTCTCAACTCTTGTACAAATCCTTGGATTTATCTCGCATTCTCCGACAAACTGTGCAATAGAAGAAAACCAACTTCAATGAAAACGTGGATGTCAACTGCAAACACATACATGTCTGAAACAGAGAGAGATCATTTGCGTATGCGCCAGTTAAATCCGGACAATACGTCATTGTCGTTGTCCAGGTCATTCAATGACTAA